DNA from Pelodiscus sinensis isolate JC-2024 chromosome 1, ASM4963464v1, whole genome shotgun sequence:
GTACCAGCTCCCATCTGCTTCAAAGCTAGCTCCCCACaagtgccagctccccacaagtgcctgctcccccctcttccctgggTGCTGCTACTTCTGATACAGCATCTAACTGCGAAGGTTAATGGGTGAGCCCAGGTTcgctggttaaccatttaaacatgtATACTAACATATCCCATATGTTTGTGCATTTGTGTATTACTATTTTCTATGGCCATGTGAAAAAATTAGTCAAGTAACTTGACTAATATAATCATAATTTATGTATACAATTTTTTTTAGTTAATCTTTCAGGGGATCATCTCGGGGCATCAAATAGTAACTCAgtttccatggctgtgcaacttgTTTTCCAGGTGCCTCTTTTGAGACTGTAAACAAGGATGCTTGTTTCTAATGTCTTTTATAATGCAGGCATCTGCTCCCTGAGAATGCAAGTATGTTCCATGTAGCAAACCAATGAACTAGTTATAAAATACTCCATTTCTTAGTTCCATCATTTGAGGTATTGAGTCAATGTTGTCACATTTATGTATCATATTGAAAGTTCTCTTTGAATTTGTTTTGTCATTCTATAAAGGCTTAGAATATATACCTCATTAAATAAACAAAAGCAGTTTATGTAGTATCTTTATGAACTTTGATCTAGAGTCTCCTTAGAGTGTTCTTTCAGTTTCTATAGTTCTGCAGTCAAGAAGAGGTCTTTAAATACTGGTACTTCATGTCAGAGTTTTGTGATAAATTTGTCACTTTTAATCAAGGCGCATCtctaaaaccaaaaaacaaatgtgtttttttttaaaaaaatgcttttttcaaATGTGTGTGTTCTCAATTCATTTGCAGCAAAATCATACAATTAAAGATGAATTTGCTAAAGAATATACTTTGAAACTTGTATAAAATTGAGGGGCTAAATTgtctaatttgcatttaatttagcTTAACATCTAGATACCGaaacagtgacttttttttttgaaagggtgCATTATGTATAACTTGTCTCTCTTGCTATGCCTCATAAAAATTCAGTGACAAGAATACTATCAGATAATTGCATATTGTGtacatttttacatttcttttcAGGTTTGAATAATAGGCATATGCTTTCCATTCTGCGGATACACAATGCCTCTAAGTGAGAAGAACAGTGTGGTTTTTGCATACGAGTCTTCAGTACACAGTACCAATGTTCTACTTAGTCTCAATGATCAGAGAAAGCAAGATCTTCTTTGTGATGTTACTATTCTAGTGGAAGATCAACGATTTCGGGCTCATCGGTGTGTGCTTGCAGCTTGCAGCAGCTATTTTCTTTCAAGAATTGTGGGACAGTTAGACACTGATCTCCTCATCACTTTACCTGAAGAGGTGAGTGGCACTGCATGGCATACTTCCGTACTTTGACATACTAGACCATTACATTAAATTATGCTATTACAATAGGCTGGTGTTAACTTCAAGCATCTGATAATCTTAAATCAAGTGGTTTACGAACTGGGAAACTAGTTGTTGAACAAAGAACTGACAGTTCTGAATCGGCAATCAGGATGATGATGTGGGGGACACTTAAATGAgaatgtactagggatgtaaaattctggttggttaaacatattgtttaaccagttaaatgtgggTAAATGGGAAGGCTGGAATGCCTTCCTTCACTCAGAAGGAGATGTTGCTtcagcctggctgcagcagctcctacataggcaggggttgctctggcTGTGACACTCTGGCCTGTACGGCATCCAGGcctgctgcaaacaggggctgcacTGAAGCAGCTCCAGTCTCTGGCATGCCCCctactgggctggagcagtgccctgcccatggtgggtggggaacagctccagccccacaggtaaCAAGTTAAACTTTCATATCCCTAGAATGTACATGAGCTATTTCACATCAAATTATCTCTTTAAAAAGCTGTAAACTAAATTAATATTGCTTGCTTGTAAGGTGTACCTTCtgtttgaaaaacattttgtgcCCAACAGATGTTAAGTTCTTATGTTCCCCAAGCTGGTGAGGGTTTCAAATGCTGCTGAAGGTATTGTAAATCACTGTGCTTCATGTGTGAGAAGGAAATACTTTTGAGTCTGTTAGCACTATCTTTTGATCAATGTAAAGAAAGGTCTTCAGTCTCTTAACTGTTTTGAGGGGACTGATGAACAGGGTACATATAAACTAACTTCTCTAGAAGTTATGACTTTAACAAGTTGAAAGTGTAGCGTTGCTTCATCAGTCGAAATACTGAACATTGTTATCCACTCTTATTCAAAATAACCTATTGTAAATATAATTAACATACAGTAATTTTGCAAGCAAATGAGAACTTGCAGCTTATCACTCCTCACTCAGCTTTCCTCCTACACATCCACATTTTTCTCTGATTTTTGGCTGCTTCtctttctattgattttttttttcaacataaaCTATATAGAAAACATTTAAAGGTATCCTGTCCAATTTAAAAATGCCAGAAGTTCTGAATGCCttgggtgaggggggagggaagaaatgaCAGGATACTCTAAGGAGCTTTCAGTAGGAATTTAGCAGCCTGTTTACCCTCCAAGACAGAAAGTAGTGTAGATACCTGGAATGGTTAGAACATGCAAAGGATTTTCAGTTTACACTTTAATTATAAATTGGAAATTCTGTGTATGTTCTGAATATTCCTTCATGTATTTCAACAGCTAAGTACTAATTAACAAACAAAACCATAAGCCTGTTTGTGTCCTTAATTGTTACCATGTTGGATTTAATGCAACACTGATTAGTCAATAACTTCATTATTGTCCCATCTTGTGTGTGGGTGtggttttttgctttgtttttgtatttttatggtGTGGTGTTCAGATTCAAGCACCAGCCTCTGACTTGCCCACTCTTTGGCACCTTCATCTACTTAAAGTGCAGCATTAGATACCAATTTACATCCTGATGCAGTGTCTTGTCTCAGATGAATTTATTGTTTCAATCTGTTAGTCTAGGCTCATAATATAGCATTAAAACAAATactgtactttttaaaataaactaaaccAATAATAAGCTTCCTCATCCACTCAATCCATCCTGTCTAAtaattccttcccttccccccccctttcttttccctccaCCATTACCCCCATAACTCACTCAAACCATCCTCATCTTGCTGTCCATCAACAAAGCATGAGAAAATAGGCTGAGGCTCTAGGGATCTGAAAGTTAATGAGGTGAAAAAGGAGGGAAGAGACTTCCACTTTGAGAAAAGCGTGTTACTTGTATTCCTGGTCCAGTTAGAAAGCAGCTGGGGTTTAACTGTGGTTCCATAGTGAATGTTTCCTGTTCTtaccaaaatatttataaaacacaTATATGGTCCCAATTTATGAAGTAGATATATTTGTGCATTCTGGGCATTGACACGTGCAGGAAAACTAAAACTTCTATTGCACTTGGGTTTCGCTTTACATCGTCTGTCAAGAATGTTTATGGGAGCTAAGAATGCAATAAACAGGTTCTCCTAATCTCATGGATTAGAAGActttaagggcctgattctgtacCTCTGCAGGCCTTATTAGTATGATAAATGACTGAGATGAGCATGCATGGGTGACTTCCTGAGAGTACTTACTTGATTTGGTTAGTCAGGTTTGAAGAGAAGCCAACAATCCATGTGTGGTTAAAAGATCAAGCATATATTAAAACAATAGAACAAAATAGCGGGCAATGTCACTTGCTGTTTCCTGGCAAGTTAGGAAATTACATGGCTTCCATGCCCTCTTGACCTGAACGGGGTCAGAAACACACATTGATGTTGGTATGCATGACCATATCAGGTGCTGATCACAAATATTGTGggtgatttattaaaaaaattcagtAGCTTCTTAGAATTGTGGTTTTATCTGCCTTGAGGTTTATCTACTCGTGAAAGTGACCCATAGGAAGAGTAATTATTAGTGTACAGAATGCATTTCAAGATAAATTAGCTATTTGAAAAGGACGCATACTGGCAGAATCCCCAGACTTCCAGGAAAATCAAATATAGTTAGAACCAGGGAAAGTTTACTCTATCCTTTTGTTGGTTGGTTCAATAAAATAGTGATTGCTTCTTAAGTGGCATGCTGAATGTCAAATGGCAGAAGCTGGCCTCTAAATGAAGTATCACCAATGTACAAATGCAAAATCTAACACTTGATAAAAGTTTATTGCACAAGATAAAGGTGCTCTAGGCAGATTTAAACTCTGCAGTCATCTTTTACAGATTATATAAATTCATGTTTTATTGTTTACctaattaaaaatgcaaattatGTTTGTAAAATTTAACAGCTTCTTGTACAGAATTTCTGACTTCAATTTGGTTTGAGGTGTGAGTTTGTTTTACATAATCTGGATTCAAATGTGCATCTCCTAAATGTGGGGGAGGGACCAGTTATTCAATGTTAGTCCTAACAAGTTGAGTAGTCCCATCCAGAATGTCTTACCTTAATCAGCATTTGTGATATTTTCTTTAACAATGAAATTTTTGATAATATGGTAGGTGCAAAATTGAATTAGATTTCTATTCCCTCAGTCATTCTCCAACTACCATATTCTGGTCTTGCCAGCCTCAAAGCTGGGACTTATTGGGACTTCAATTCATAGTGAAACTCCTTAACAACCTGCTCCAGATTCTCTCTTTTCCACGGTCTGAAACACCATCTGGAGATATAGTCCAAAAGCAAATGATTGTAGTTTAGGGAAAATGAACAATCTGACGAGTATTGGCATCACAAAGTCACTCCATCTTATACTGATTAAGACTGAAAATCAAGATTTATCTGGCAAAGCAGTTTAGGTAAACTTAATTATTGCTTGTGATGTACCTTGTTTGTAAGTAGTGCCCAGAATGCTCCATCTAGCGCCTTTCAGAAGCCAAAATATGTACactgtttttaaaacaagattataGATTAGCCACCACTGATTTAAGAATTGCAACAACTAAAGTCTGCTAAATCAGGAAAAAGGTACACAAGAGGTAATATGTCTCTAACATGTTAAGAATGAACTATTTCATTAAGAATTTTTTAATTCATAACTACTCTAACTACTgaatgtgggggaaaaaaataaaagattcaGCAAGTGTTTTGCTCCTTTAGCAACCACCACAAGCCTAAGTCCTAAATTTTCTATTCTATTGAGTCTTGATTCAtggagaatagtaatagagacgcagctgtgttagtctggtctagcggaaacaaaagataggactatgtagcactttaaagactaacaagctggtttattaggtgatgagctaatgaaaagctcatcacctaataaaacatTTTTAGTCCCATCTTTTGATTCATGGAGTGTGTGTTCAGTTAACAAGTGATTATTCATTTTGGTGGTTTGACAACTTGCCAACCCTTTTTAATTAACCTGTTTTATTCTGCTTCCATTTAAAGCTAAAAAATACTTGGCCAGAAGTATGAAGGAGTGAGAGAGTTCTCACAATAGTTGTTCAACCAACAAACCTATTATATATATCATATGATAAAATTAACTGTTAAAGGAAACAGTTCACTCTGTTCTTTATtacttttaaatgtttgtttttttaaagaattgaaCTTTCAGCCTTCTATCAAATTAAAAGTGAAAGATCCTTATGAAGGGAACAATCATTCCAAAACATTGTAGTATTCACCATTTCAGTTTGTATATGCAGTGTGTCTTGTTAACGCACAACAGATCATCTAACAGGTCACTAATGAGACTTAATTACATGTCACTACTGTATATATGTTTAGGATTTGAAGATGGGAAGGTTGACATCCTCTTTCCCCTTGTGGTTTGTGTGAAGCGAAGTTTGTATGCTGATCATAATCAGTGCCATTGGAGTAGATGAGAGCACATGGTCTATTCACAAATGCATACTGATGTCTTTGGATCATGCTACAAAATAAAAATTTCATAAGATGTTTCAGATTTTTCTAAAATCCATGTGTTAGAACATTCTGCGGCATATTGCTAAACTGTTTTAAAATAGAGATCTTAAACAACATTTTAAAGTACACATGAACTTGACTGTATTCACTGTCCGGTTCTGCCATGTTTAAGTTTTAGAGTAGTACTTCACGTTGCAAGTAGATCCTTTGATTTCAGTGATTCTGTTCGTGGCATAAGTTACTAGTAAACATCAAGGGTTGGTAGAAAGTGGCAGAATCTGTCCCTAAACCTTTTTTGGGAGTAACTGTATGAGATTAGCATTAGAACTGAAGAGAAAAAGACTTATTGGAGTCGTTTGGGGATTAGTGGTGTTTTGTAATGCAGAGCAAGGGACTGTAATTCAGGAGATTTCTGTTTCTAACTCTCCCACTGCTTCTGTGCAGGCTTGGGCAGTTGTCATCTCCCTGCTTAATTTTCTGCAAAATGTGTTTTCTTGCTCTGAGATCCTGTAATGAAAGAGTCTATGCTGGTGCTAGGAATTAATGTGGGTCGGTGGGTATTGTTTTGGTCTGAGATGATTCAGTTCCTTAGTAGAAAAAAGGCTTGTTAGTAGTAGGTGGGGAGCTTTCAAAAATGGACTTGCTTCCAGTGAGACATTAAAATAGAGTAATTTGTCTCATGCTGTCTGTTCAGACAGAAATCAAAGGCCCTTtaatggggagggaggatgtaTACTGGACTAAAGAGGTAAATAACCAGTTTGACCAAATTCCTGGTTTTACTGATACCGGAATCAGTAACACAGTAGACTCTGAATGAATATAGTGGCAGCATGTAAAAAGGAGTATGCAAGGAGTACTGTGATCTTGTAGCTAAATTACCTGGAGTACCTTGAGTTTGGAAGGAAACCTAAAAATCTAATCTTGCTTTTGCAGGATTATTGTTGGAATTTATCATTGTCTTTATCACTGAAGTAGAAAGCTGTTATAAATGGGTCATGATAAAAATTTTTTATCAAAAGTTGGGTTTTTGAGGGAGCTTGCCTAGATATAACTTCTCCATAAAAAATAATTAACCATATTCTCTCCTCTTCTCATTTCTATTcaccaattccccccccccccccccccccaaaaactgAATCTGTTTAATTGATTCATATTTGATATGACCAAGCAAGGAATGTTCCAATGATTGGAGCCCCCATTTGTTGTCTTAAGCCCAGACACTAAAACTTTGCCAGCAAACTCTTATAGGACCAGGATAAGTAGCTTCTATGTTACTGATCAGGGAAGATTTGAGTCAGTTTCATGTTGACTTACCCTATAAGAGCGATAAGATTGTAGTTTTTGTCAAGTCTCGGCCTAACTAGAAATGGGCCATACTAACatgtttgttctttcttttcttttctttttttttaacaaaacaaaacaggtgaCACTTAAAGGATTTGCTCCTTTGCTTCAGTTTGCATATACTGCCAAACTTATTCTGAATAAAGACAATGTGTCTGAAGTTTGCAAGTGTGCAAAATTTTTGGGAGTACATAATATTGAGGAATCTTGCTTTCAGTTCCTTAAATTCAAGTTTTTGGACAATAAAGTGGCCCAGCAGGAATTCCCTAGAAAGAAATGTTGTACCTCACGCTGTCAGAAAGCAAAAGTTAACATTGCTCTTATGGATGATGGTGATCTAGAAATAGATGACGAAGTGGAGGAATTGTTGGAAACTGAATACGCTGTATCTCCTCACTCAGAGCTCAGCAAAGGTGAAGAAAATGCGGCAGTATCTCCTCATCTTCATGATAATACCAATCAAACATGTAATCCTGAATATTTAGAAAAAGAGAATGTTTCTGGCTTGTTTTCCCTTTGCCCAAAGTATAGGAAGTTCCAGAAAGCTTTTGGGAGTGACAAAGTCCATACTGCAGAGATGTGTGCCAGTATTAAAGAAGACCAGGTAATATCAGCTACATCCATTCATCAGAGCGAACCATTTAATGATGCCATACTGAAAGCTCAGGCGTGCACAGTGGTGCAGCTGGTCTCACAGTGTGAAGATACTCAGGTAGaaatggaagagggggaggaagagagagagaaagaagagatACTGAAGAGAGATTCTGTGTGTCAGAGTATTTCTTGTCCAGTGGAGAAAAAAGATGCTGCTTCTCTTCCCCAAAACTCGTCTGTTGCACCTCATGAACTTTTTTCGGCACCTTTACTACATGCATATGAGCAATACAGCAACTTGAATTACAATGGTATGCAAAACACAGTTGTAGCTGAAAAAACTGTGATAGGTACTGTAGATAAGAATGATAAATCACTTAGTGAAAATCAAGATGATTCACTTTTGAAGTTGAATATATGTGCTAGTGAAGATGTAAGTATTATATCCACTAGTGACCGAAGCAGTGTGGAGAGAGAGGTTGCAGAACACCTAGCAAAAGGGTTCTGGAGTGACATTTACAATACAGAGACTGCTTGTCAAATGCACTTGTCACCTGCAACAACAAAAGAGTGCTCAGAACCGATATATTCAGGAAAAAAGTCAGAGTGTCCATGGTTGGGTATCAGTCTCAATGAGAGCCCTGAACCTTGTTTTCAAAGAACTTTTACAACTCTGAACTCTGTGAGCTGCCCATTTATAAGTAACTTTGGTAGTGAAGTATGCTCAAACAGCACAGAGATAAGCAGTGGAGATTGTATCCAGGAACCACAGCAAGAACAATGTCCATATACTTGTGTGATAAGTTTGGGAGAAGAATCTGAAACTGACACTGAAGGAGACAGTGAGTCCTGTTCAGCAAGAGAACAGGAATGTGAGGTGAGGACAGACTGGCTAAATTTTTATATCCATAAATCTTTATGCTGTGTTCTAAAGTCTCATTCTTCACCCTCTTAGTTCCAGGCAATTTTCTTGCGTGGTTTCAACACTCGGGgagctgagggtggggagggagtatCATTTTATTTCTCTATCTAGAATGGTCAGAATACACGTAATTATTTTAAATAGGTTATTAAAGGAGGTTTATTAAAATTTATGTCTATCATAATATGAAGTGTTTGGAAATAATTGCTGTATTAGAGCTACTTGTATAATTTGCTAAGGAGAAAACTTCTATCAAATATTCATATTAGTTAAAATTGGAATTTTTGCATAAATGTGATTGTTTTGACTATTTTTGATAGGGAAAAAGTTGAAATGACTTTGCGGTTGTTTGATACTAAATTGTTTTGGCTTACAGTATAGTTTAAAATGTATACAACTTAAATATCAAAATgattaaatatttgaaaaatgcTTCATAATAAAACCTTTGTGGAATTTTCATTCCACTGGAAACTTGGAGATCTTGGtatagctttttaaaatttttagttCAGGGCAAATATTTTTGGAGGatgtggtagggatgtaagcaagtaagcctaggcttattaggtagtcaagttgactacctctcccgcccacacacacacttgctgcttctgtatccagagtcagcaagggcagggagaagcaggagccagtttaaatgctggtttccccccagcaccatctctgcaaggttgctgcctctaccagatgTAGCAGTGCTGAggtgaaggggagagaggcaggagaggctgctgcaaaaCAGCATCTGCCTGTGGCTGGCCCAGGCTCAGTGAGAGTGGAGGCTGCTCAGCATCCTGTGCAGTAGCCCTTGTCCATGGGAGAATCCCAGTAGGGAGCTATTTGTGGCCAGCCCCGGCTGCTgcaaacagggactgctgccatggagcagcaccTGACTGCGTTAGCCCAGGCTGGCTGCAAACACAGGATGCTCTGgcagtagcctctgtctgcaggggtcccagctccctgctgggacccccttgtggacaagggctgctggacccagcatgaaccaggactaagcaagcccagctcagtcctatctcacgccaggtccgggagctactcttgctgtgactctgcattttaaatgtagtaagagccgggctgcctgtgcacctggacccagtgtgagccaggactgagcacctTCTCTTATTGACtgattgtgtagttgatacaaattttatcaactacacgattagccaattacccTCTTTTTAACATCCTTTACCCTCTTTTTAAGACTGGGAGGAATTGTTTCTGAGAATCTGGACTCTGTATAATTCCAGACTACTTTTATACTGTACTTATTTCCACAGTTTTGGTTATATAATGTCTATTTCTTCAACTGCAAATATTGCTTAGTATCATCTTTTTTGTGACAAAGCGAAGCACTCCTGTTTTCTCCCCATCCCTCTCAATGTCTTTTCTTCACGTTAGAATTTTTATCTTCAGCTGAATGACGTAAGTAATCCATTTCCACATATTAACTAGAAAAATGGAAATCCTGTATGGCTTTTAAAATTTATGGAAGTTACAAAATGAAGTCAAGTAAAACTCTTAATTACTCTAAAGAGGCATTTTACCTTTCAGGATTTAAAGCCCACCGAATAAACAGTGCACAGCTTGCACTACAAGTAAATGAGGAAACAATGCAAGCTATTTCCAAGGTTGAATTTGGCCCGTTCCTTAAATTCATGGAGTGGTAAATGAGATTattgcctggagcagcagctcctcTGCTATTTTAATGTTAGCAATGTTCCTGGCGGTAGCAATAGAAACACATTGAAAGATTCCTTCCCTTTAGGTAGAAGTAAGATGACACTTTTTTGacctttaattttttattaagtCTGTGTATACTCttaatagcttactttgaaatataaagattgcttttgaaaaataaatatggCTTTCAACATACCACAAATGCTTGGTTCAGACCTTATAAGGTTGGTATATGTGCATATTTGTGGCAGCTGCTGTATCCAAAGTTCAAGCATGCATATTGGTGGGTTCTATTCTATATATAATAATGGAAAGTGTTAAGCAACCTAAATATAGGGGCTGCAACCAGTTACATTTAGAATAGAAAATAGTATCAATGTTTATAGTTGTAAAATTATGTATTTGTGTACAATATACATGCAAACACTTTAGGATAATGTTCAGACTATGCTGTGAATATCTCTAGAAGTTCTTATATGCTAACTCCGGGTTTCTAAAATTGGGTTGCCAAAATGTTTCATCCCAAAATGTAGCTCTGATTCCACAGCAATCTTGACATACCAAATTTGAGCGAGTGGCATTTCAACCCTTTGAGCCAGGTTACATCTCTACTCTCACAAATTTGGTCCAGTACGTGGGTGGGGCAAAACCTGAGCAGCACTACAGCCTTGGTGGTTGCAGTGTCaagagcccagccagccccacagcacaGGAGCTGCCACTGTGGAGTCACGGCTGCACAGGATGGGATGTAGGACCTGACTGAAATCACACCAGAGCCTTTATTCCCAGACTACTTAGTGGGTTGTGAGAGGCCATAAAGATTTACAAATAGTTTCTGAGGCCAGACAGGCCAATACACTAACTAATGCCTGGCCTGTTGTGGTCCACTGCACAGGGTAGATTTTACTCTtaataaaatattcttttttgaaaatctgaaaCTAAATGTGCAGAGTCTTTGGATTAAATCTAAGATACCTATCTGAAATTCATTTGTGTCTGCTTTTCCTGTTTAATATTGATGTTCCAGTTCTATTTTCTTCCAATgaagtgtttgtttttgttttgttttgttgggtgggtgggtggcctGGTCTAAACTGGGAGCTTAGGTTGAACTTAGCCACATTACGTCGAACTTGAGTCCACACCACTAACCCCTTAAAGTCAAAGGAATGGGAAGTTAAAATCTATTTCAGCACTTCagcttttcacaaggaataatgcaaAATTTGACTTTGCATGGTAGGCTGTAAAGTAGTGAAGACACTGTGCTGTGGAAGTCGACGTTCTTGAATTCTGGAAAGTGCCCTGCTGTGACTGCACTTTTAACTCTGCTACTcttcaggtgaacaggaaaagccctgggaaaattttaacttcatttcctgtgtggctaGCAGACCTCAGAGTAGGCAGCACATCTTAGCAACACACCTGACCATGAGTTCCTAGGGTCGCAAacaagcaccagcatggagcattCAGGACGTCCTATACCTCATTGCTGTATGGAGTGGGGGAATCTATTCTTGTATAGCTACAAACCAGCAAAATAAATGCAGCTATATTGCCAAGATCACAAAGGACATGCTATGGACACTCAGCAGTGCCATGTGacaataaaggagctgaggcagttatACCAGAAGACACAGGAGGCAAACGGATGGCATAAATCATCACTGCAAACATACTGCTTCTGTGAGCAACTGCATGGGATCCTAGAAGGGGACTCGACCAGCTTCAATAGCCAGTCCAtagattcctcccaagacactagttgggcagcagcatggaggactgtgtggaggaggaggagaatggttaACAAGTAAGCAGGACAACTGATGTCACAGACAACCAAGACAGTCTTACAACTTTAGAGACCATCTCCTCCTCCAAGGGCATCTCTCAGCCAGGCACCGATCCTGGggagttcacattttttttaatcatgctGCAAatgggttaaggcaattgggtgtgaaCTGTGGCAGCcactatgtctacatagcagaggCTTCCTGGAATAGCTTGTTAACGTGTCTGGAAATGGAGCAGGAaccctccctgcacatctccataaagttGTCTTAGAGGAACCTTTCAGTCCTTCTCCCAAGGTTTCTGGAGAtgcctgccttattccatcctccacagtaggacacctTTTCATGCTAAGCCACAGTAGGTGGTCTCGCATTGCAACATAaagtccaggtttctggccacattcagtcagcatctgttCCTTGTCACTCTGATTTGGAGAAACTTGATATTTAGCATGGCAGCCTGGGTGAGGCAGGTTAGCTATTAGctgatgcctctgcagtaaaCCTCTGTTGGCTCATCCCCAATGAAGCAGGCTTGAACCCTTGCCCTGCCTTGCAGCCATGTCTGGATCATCTCCCCGTGGGCTCAAGCCTCAGCCTATTCCTTACCATGCTTGTTACCAACCcaagtccagctgctcccctaagAACTCTGTGGTGTTCCTGCTGCATAGAGGCcgcttaaaagcataactgtggcaTTTGTATATACATAAATGTATCCCTATTGTCTTTAGGGCCTTCCTTTTATGctaacagattaggttttacaCTCGACAGTATCTCATGAAAAGTCTGCTTTTCACTTTTCGTTACAGCAGGTGCAGCAGTGAGTATGCTGCATGTTCC
Protein-coding regions in this window:
- the BACH1 gene encoding transcription regulator protein BACH1 isoform X4; its protein translation is MPLSEKNSVVFAYESSVHSTNVLLSLNDQRKQDLLCDVTILVEDQRFRAHRCVLAACSSYFLSRIVGQLDTDLLITLPEEVTLKGFAPLLQFAYTAKLILNKDNVSEVCKCAKFLGVHNIEESCFQFLKFKFLDNKVAQQEFPRKKCCTSRCQKAKVNIALMDDGDLEIDDEVEELLETEYAVSPHSELSKGEENAAVSPHLHDNTNQTCNPEYLEKENVSGLFSLCPKYRKFQKAFGSDKVHTAEMCASIKEDQVISATSIHQSEPFNDAILKAQACTVVQLVSQCEDTQVEMEEGEEEREKEEILKRDSVCQSISCPVEKKDAASLPQNSSVAPHELFSAPLLHAYEQYSNLNYNGMQNTVVAEKTVIGTVDKNDKSLSENQDDSLLKLNICASEDVSIISTSDRSSVEREVAEHLAKGFWSDIYNTETACQMHLSPATTKECSEPIYSGKKSECPWLGISLNESPEPCFQRTFTTLNSVSCPFISNFGSEVCSNSTEISSGDCIQEPQQEQCPYTCVISLGEESETDTEGDSESCSAREQECEVKLQFNAQRIISLSRNDFQSFLKMQKLTPEQLDCIHDIRRRSKNRIAAQRCRKRKLDCIQNLESEIEKLLQRQVHVCCHVQNEKESLLKERDHILSTLGETKQNLTGLCQQVRPVQLRKRRGPYYFKENSSGSQVWLPNALPKNIEHAD
- the BACH1 gene encoding transcription regulator protein BACH1 isoform X1, whose product is MPLSEKNSVVFAYESSVHSTNVLLSLNDQRKQDLLCDVTILVEDQRFRAHRCVLAACSSYFLSRIVGQLDTDLLITLPEEVTLKGFAPLLQFAYTAKLILNKDNVSEVCKCAKFLGVHNIEESCFQFLKFKFLDNKVAQQEFPRKKCCTSRCQKAKVNIALMDDGDLEIDDEVEELLETEYAVSPHSELSKGEENAAVSPHLHDNTNQTCNPEYLEKENVSGLFSLCPKYRKFQKAFGSDKVHTAEMCASIKEDQVISATSIHQSEPFNDAILKAQACTVVQLVSQCEDTQVEMEEGEEEREKEEILKRDSVCQSISCPVEKKDAASLPQNSSVAPHELFSAPLLHAYEQYSNLNYNGMQNTVVAEKTVIGTVDKNDKSLSENQDDSLLKLNICASEDVSIISTSDRSSVEREVAEHLAKGFWSDIYNTETACQMHLSPATTKECSEPIYSGKKSECPWLGISLNESPEPCFQRTFTTLNSVSCPFISNFGSEVCSNSTEISSGDCIQEPQQEQCPYTCVISLGEESETDTEGDSESCSAREQECEVKLQFNAQRIISLSRNDFQSFLKMQKLTPEQLDCIHDIRRRSKNRIAAQRCRKRKLDCIQNLESEIEKLLQRQVHVCCHVQNEKESLLKERDHILSTLGETKQNLTGLCQQVCKEAALSPEQIQILAKYSTLDCPLSLLISERERTAPDSKPVIPLCIELPSELSGAVSATDQSSSYACVRGTSDTAYNQVQELCPVTMKTSEDTLLVEQCGQSGSGITDFCQQMTDKCTTDE
- the BACH1 gene encoding transcription regulator protein BACH1 isoform X3, translated to MPLSEKNSVVFAYESSVHSTNVLLSLNDQRKQDLLCDVTILVEDQRFRAHRCVLAACSSYFLSRIVGQLDTDLLITLPEEVTLKGFAPLLQFAYTAKLILNKDNVSEVCKCAKFLGVHNIEESCFQFLKFKFLDNKVAQQEFPRKKCCTSRCQKAKVNIALMDDGDLEIDDEVEELLETEYAVSPHSELSKGEENAAVSPHLHDNTNQTCNPEYLEKENVSGLFSLCPKYRKFQKAFGSDKVHTAEMCASIKEDQVISATSIHQSEPFNDAILKAQACTVVQLVSQCEDTQVEMEEGEEEREKEEILKRDSVCQSISCPVEKKDAASLPQNSSVAPHELFSAPLLHAYEQYSNLNYNGMQNTVVAEKTVIGTVDKNDKSLSENQDDSLLKLNICASEDVSIISTSDRSSVEREVAEHLAKGFWSDIYNTETACQMHLSPATTKECSEPIYSGKKSECPWLGISLNESPEPCFQRTFTTLNSVSCPFISNFGSEVCSNSTEISSGDCIQEPQQEQCPYTCVISLGEESETDTEGDSESCSAREQECEKLTPEQLDCIHDIRRRSKNRIAAQRCRKRKLDCIQNLESEIEKLLQRQVHVCCHVQNEKESLLKERDHILSTLGETKQNLTGLCQQVCKEAALSPEQIQILAKYSTLDCPLSLLISERERTAPDSKPVIPLCIELPSELSGAVSATDQSSSYACVRGTSDTAYNQVQELCPVTMKTSEDTLLVEQCGQSGSGITDFCQQMTDKCTTDE